A stretch of Pogona vitticeps strain Pit_001003342236 chromosome 5, PviZW2.1, whole genome shotgun sequence DNA encodes these proteins:
- the CCDC110 gene encoding coiled-coil domain-containing protein 110 isoform X5, protein MTAGEDISHEHLLKYKTVGKLEKHAQIYRNKTILAVNNDHELKSAKNLSPPFFVGMETQERTSLREIQSYESPKILSKAEDEGDEHLTESMSFSSKNLRDKRKKTDRHELSYTSELPSSPNFVCGKDNDSGYLSEQDLTEKAIDVSNEDFTFKSISELENNQNAAQMSFGKCSNSELLMEDSFVDKMQFKVLSKLTKDQFLIQKHTEDRQTDKQKEVFSLNQEFQNCEDLEFYDANVVSGDYAKKMRLLQLSVRESEHIQKNVVNFERENTDLKNQLKPLTDIIHSLTEQNSNYQKQIKDLQDEKNNFQGRLVKSEGDCKECLKEVKRLMKKFKELQQQKASLEEKQDHLSAQNQHMMQEISDFQKKDQQAQENLAFFTKEKNDLIVALASMEKQVSIIHEENKALEEKICQVTDKNSFLENALEEKQKEIQRLKEKAKTAVSDREALLMRMQSLDEEKRKLGETLQEALKDKEVLQKELGDAQHDKAHSREKLLTECNSAKVEIRVLKTKLSNMERECERLTGVITGGTENNWVLKQQAHEYKQDALECKNKIRQLREELLLMENRMRNAENEREVLKFEAHRLHKDNVSLKDQVTALINAQSKQRFYSERQHGNGQLADPTGICEEISRYQHISFIHRVSGNSWQTPSIIPSKKL, encoded by the exons ATGACTGCAGGTGAAGATATTTCACATGAGCATTTGCTAAAATATAAAACAGTTGGAAAGTTGGAAAAACATGCCCAAATATATAGAAATAAAACTATTTTGGCTGTAAATAATGACCATGAATTGAAGTCTGCCAAGAacctttctcctccattttttGTTGGTATGGAAACACAAGAAAGGACTTCCCTGAGGGAGATCCAAAGTTACGAATCACCTAAAATACTCAGTAAGGCTGAGGATGAGGGTGACGAGCACTTGACAGAGAGTATGAGCTTTTCTTCCAAAAACCTGAGagacaaaaggaagaaaactgaTAGGCATGAACTGTCATATACTTCTGAACTTCCAAGCTCTCCTAATTTTGTGTGTGGCAAAGACAATGATTCTGGTTATCTGTCAGAACAGGATCTAACAGAAAAAGCAATAGATGTGTCAAATGAGGATTTTACATTCAAGAGCATTTCAGAACTGGAAAACAACCAAAATGCAGCACAAATGTCATTTGGGAAATGCAGTAATTCAGAACTTCTCATGGAAGACAGTTTTGTTGATAAGATGCAGTTCAAGGTCTTGTCCAAATTGACAAAAGATCAATTTCTGATTCAAAAACACACAGAAGACAGacaaacagataaacaaaagGAGGTGTTTAGCCTAAACCAAGAATTTCAAAACTGTGAAGAtctggaattttatgatgcaaATGTTGTATCTGGTGACTATGCTAAAAAAATGAGATTGTTACAATTGTCAGTGAGAGAGTCTGAACATATTCAGAAAAATGTGGTGAACTTTGAACGTGAAAACACAGATCTCAAGAACCAGTTGAAACCTCTAACAGACATTATACATTCCTTGACAGAGCAAAACTCAAACTATCAGAAGCAGATTAAGGATTTACAAGATGAAAAGAATAACTTTCAAGGAAGACTTGTTAAGTCAGAGGGAGACTGCAAAGAATGCCTTAAAGAAGTCAAAAGATTAATGAAGAAATTCAAGGAACTTCAACAGCAAAAGGCAAGTCTGGAAGAAAAACAGGACCATCTTTCTGCTCAGAATCAACACATGATGCAAGAAATAAGTGATTTTCAGAAGAAAGACCAACAAGCCCAGGAAAATCTAGCTTTTTTcactaaagaaaaaaatgacctTATTGTGGCCTTAGCATCTATGGAAAAACAAGTGTCAATTATTCATGAAGAAAATAAGGCACTGGAAGAGAAAATATGTCAGGTTACAGACAAAAACAGTTTCTTGGAAAATGCGCttgaagaaaaacagaaggaaatacaaagactgaaagaaaaggCGAAGACAGCAGTATCTGATCGGGAGGCTCTTCTTATGAGGATGCAATCGttagatgaagaaaaaaggaagcttGGTGAGACATTGCAAGAAGCACTCAAGGATAAAGAAGTCTTGCAGAAGGAACTCGGAGATGCCCAGCATGATAAAGCTCATTCCAGGGAAAAGCTTCTAACTGAATGTAACAGTGCAAAAGTAGAAATCAGAGTTTTGAAAACTAAGCTGTCCAACATGGAAAGAGAGTGTGAGAGACTGACAGGAGTTATAACAGGTGGCACAGAGAACAATTGGGTTCTTAAACAGCAGGCCCATGAATATAAACAAGATGCTttagaatgcaaaaataaaataagacaactGAGGGAGGAGCTCTTATTGATGGAAAATAGAATGCGTAATGCAGAAAATGAAAGAGAGGTATTGAAATTTGAAGCACACCGGCTCCATAAGGACAATGTCAGCCTCAAAGACCAAGTCACTGCTTTGATCAATGCACAGTCTAAACAAAGGTTCTATTCAGAAAGGCAGCATGGAAATGGTCAGCTTGCAGATCCCACTGGAATTTGTGAAGAAATATCTCGTTACCAGCACATTTCTTTCATACACAGGGTATCAG GCAATTCCTGGCAAACTCCATCAATCATTCCTTCAAAgaaactgtaa